Proteins from a genomic interval of Leptospiraceae bacterium:
- a CDS encoding DNA mismatch repair protein, with protein sequence MGFQIINNTSPSAQFLVRRLQKLTTLLSSVKKKLNQLSIIRLISFTIFLVLSGLYYFSRTDNRFYLLPIFISLFIFVGFVFYYRKIELFKLRLISLQNLIKRESLRSDFNLDTFYDYDIAINRFDLKNHFHRDLGVSGKNGLFTYLNTTKTVGGEKIFLENLLRLNSENVDKILSRQNLVKEISSKKYLPLKILRILEEAHVEEISDKINLTPLYHYQSKFFEFKKVLSRIYKPYVIISWVISILLFLLDLPSVFFSIFFINTILFILNRKEMNHVLKSFRNIQEEIPSLQNLSSYLSGSSIKSDASITSFSMIDKKEISRMFKSLDKIITRISIQNAPLIHYTMNMLVLWDLWQLTALAKWQKEYKERIKTISDNIELIDSILPFAILKFHNPENKFPEIDLKFSRISAVNMGHPLIRRDRRVSNPLKKLNLGESLIITGSNMSGKTTYLRTLGLNILLGLCGAPVSADKMEFPPLEVLSSIKNEDSLEEGISFFYAEVKRIGFILNKTKEEGKYLVLLDELLKGTNTRERLIASKAILQKLMKSNSFVLITTHDVDLAIKTKIQKVAHFTETVKENTMNFDYKIKDGVIQSTNALKILEIENLDLDLY encoded by the coding sequence ATGGGTTTTCAGATAATAAATAATACATCTCCCTCTGCGCAGTTTTTAGTTAGAAGGCTACAAAAACTTACTACACTGCTATCCAGTGTCAAAAAAAAGTTAAATCAACTTAGTATCATTCGTCTTATTAGTTTTACTATTTTCTTAGTTCTCTCGGGTCTTTATTATTTTAGTCGAACGGATAATCGTTTTTATCTGCTACCTATATTTATTTCTCTTTTCATTTTTGTTGGATTTGTTTTTTATTATAGAAAAATTGAATTATTTAAGTTAAGATTAATATCGCTCCAAAATTTAATTAAGCGAGAATCTCTTCGTTCTGATTTTAATCTGGATACATTTTATGATTATGATATTGCAATTAATCGATTTGATTTAAAAAATCATTTTCATCGAGACTTAGGTGTTTCCGGTAAAAACGGATTATTCACATATTTAAATACAACAAAAACTGTAGGCGGCGAAAAAATATTTTTAGAAAATTTACTCAGGCTAAATTCTGAAAACGTAGATAAAATTCTATCTCGTCAGAACTTAGTAAAAGAAATTTCATCAAAGAAATATCTACCACTTAAAATATTACGTATTTTAGAAGAAGCGCATGTAGAGGAAATTTCGGATAAGATTAATTTGACTCCATTGTATCATTATCAAAGCAAATTTTTTGAATTTAAGAAAGTTTTAAGTCGGATATATAAACCTTATGTAATAATAAGTTGGGTTATTAGTATTCTCCTTTTTCTTTTAGATTTGCCTTCTGTTTTTTTTAGTATTTTTTTTATTAATACCATTTTATTTATATTAAATAGAAAGGAAATGAATCATGTATTAAAATCCTTTCGGAATATTCAAGAAGAAATCCCTTCCCTTCAAAATCTATCTTCCTACTTATCGGGTTCATCTATTAAGTCTGATGCAAGTATTACATCCTTTTCTATGATAGACAAAAAAGAAATAAGCAGAATGTTTAAAAGTTTAGATAAAATCATAACTCGAATATCTATCCAGAATGCACCACTCATTCACTATACGATGAACATGTTAGTCCTCTGGGACTTATGGCAATTAACTGCATTGGCTAAATGGCAAAAGGAATATAAGGAAAGAATCAAAACTATTTCTGATAATATCGAACTGATTGATTCCATTTTGCCTTTTGCTATTTTAAAGTTTCACAATCCAGAAAATAAATTTCCAGAAATTGATTTGAAGTTTTCTAGAATCTCTGCGGTAAATATGGGTCATCCTTTAATTCGTCGCGATAGACGTGTTTCTAACCCATTGAAAAAATTAAACCTTGGAGAAAGCCTTATTATTACAGGCTCCAATATGTCAGGGAAAACAACTTATCTGCGTACGCTTGGTTTGAATATATTGTTGGGACTTTGTGGTGCACCAGTTTCAGCGGATAAAATGGAGTTTCCACCATTGGAAGTTTTGTCTAGTATTAAGAATGAAGATTCTTTAGAAGAAGGTATTTCCTTTTTTTATGCTGAAGTAAAACGAATTGGATTTATTTTGAATAAAACCAAAGAAGAAGGAAAATATTTAGTATTACTTGATGAGTTGTTAAAGGGAACCAATACAAGAGAACGTCTTATTGCATCGAAGGCAATTCTACAAAAATTAATGAAATCCAATTCATTTGTCCTAATTACTACCCATGATGTGGACTTAGCTATTAAAACAAAAATACAAAAAGTTGCTCATTTTACAGAAACAGTCAAAGAAAATACAATGAATTTTGATTATAAAATAAAAGACGGTGTGATTCAATCAACGAATGCATTAAAAATTCTGGAAATAGAGAATTTAGATTTGGATTTATACTGA
- a CDS encoding MotA/TolQ/ExbB proton channel family protein: protein MKFLIPKTAVRTLTFTAILLTLIYLLTPALFSQTATETPVNNTTVETKDSNETKPANAEKPTESAPKKSPGLIDLFIVGGWSMWPLALASIVGFGVAFERLYFFFTTKLVSKGYNQNLSDSIEEKGYDGALVHLKENGDQRITQILSDGIDVSSGDPDLFAKGVEREAAEVITLLERGLTILASVSTIAPLIGFLGTVSGMINAFDAIANADQVNAKVVAGGIKEALITTAAGLIVAIPTMSFYQFLTGKVNGFATEVEEGANKIYKELLRKKGALAANK, encoded by the coding sequence ATGAAATTTTTAATTCCGAAAACAGCTGTTAGAACACTTACATTTACAGCGATTTTACTTACGCTTATATATTTACTTACACCGGCACTTTTTTCCCAAACTGCAACTGAAACTCCGGTAAACAATACCACTGTAGAAACCAAAGACAGCAATGAAACAAAACCAGCAAATGCTGAAAAACCTACCGAGTCTGCTCCTAAAAAAAGTCCAGGTTTGATCGATTTATTTATTGTGGGTGGTTGGTCAATGTGGCCTCTTGCTCTTGCGTCTATCGTAGGATTTGGAGTTGCATTTGAAAGACTGTATTTCTTTTTTACTACAAAACTAGTTTCAAAAGGTTACAATCAAAATCTTTCTGATAGTATTGAAGAAAAAGGTTACGATGGAGCTTTAGTTCATTTGAAAGAAAACGGCGACCAAAGGATTACACAGATTCTTTCCGATGGAATAGATGTTTCGAGTGGAGACCCGGATTTATTTGCAAAAGGGGTTGAAAGAGAAGCAGCAGAAGTCATTACATTACTTGAAAGAGGGTTAACAATATTAGCTTCCGTGTCTACAATTGCACCTCTTATTGGATTCTTGGGAACTGTATCTGGTATGATTAACGCTTTTGATGCAATTGCAAATGCCGATCAAGTAAATGCAAAAGTGGTAGCGGGTGGTATTAAAGAAGCCCTAATTACTACAGCGGCAGGTTTAATTGTGGCAATTCCTACAATGTCATTCTACCAATTTCTAACAGGAAAAGTTAATGGGTTTGCAACAGAAGTGGAAGAAGGGGCAAACAAAATCTATAAAGAACTTTTAAGAAAGAAAGGCGCGTTAGCCGCTAATAAATAA